One Ricinus communis isolate WT05 ecotype wild-type chromosome 7, ASM1957865v1, whole genome shotgun sequence genomic region harbors:
- the LOC8264965 gene encoding thiamine-repressible mitochondrial transport protein THI74 isoform X4 has translation MENKAWGWIVGLIYIFAVAAIWIAASFVVQSVVDAGVSPFLITYICNSLFVIYIPLVEIGRYLEDHYGSLFFWRKTSSTSPLQELGESEQAILLGETDLGVESMSSTLQRILPVGETSKGVDTKGRWTRARVAKSNTILSTASSLFTFLVSLAFLGEKFTWLKLASVLLCMAGTIIVSLGDSKNGISAVASNPLLGDFFALISAGLYAAYITLIRLKFPDDDGKSGHVSMAQFLGYLGLFNLFLFLPVVLVLNFTMLEPFNMLTRKQFGLIVGKGLLDNVLSDYLWAKAVLLTTTTVATAGLTIQVPLAAIVDTLTGNAPRLMDYLGAIAVMIGFAGINIPADAFIQSNESIVEFENQNIMSAHQDCSSPPQGNAIP, from the exons ATGGAAAACAAAGCATGGGGGTGGATTGTAGGtttaatatacatatttgCTGTTGCAGCTATATGGATAGCTGCTAGTTTTGTGGTTCAATCTGTTGTAGATGCTGGGGTTTCACCGTTTCTTATTACATACATTTGTAAttcattatttgttatttacaTTCCTTTAGTTGAAATTGGGCGCTATCTGGAGGATCATTATGGTAGTTTATTTTTCTGGAGGAAGACAAGCAGTACTAGCCCTTTGCAAGAATTGGGAGAGTCTGAGCAGGCTATTCTTTTAGGAGAGACAGATTTAG GAGTGGAATCTATGTCATCCACCCTCCAAAGGATCTTACCTGTTGGAGAGACCAGTAAAGGAGTTGATACAAAAGGTCGATGGACACGTGCTAGAGTGGCAAAG TCAAATACCATTTTGAGCACTGCATCCAGCCTATTCACATTTTTGGTCTCTCTAGCATTCTTGGGTGAAAAGTTCACTTGGCTGAAGCTTGCCAGTGTTCTTCTTTGCATGGCTGGTACTATAATTGTCAGCTTGGGTGACTCAAAAAATGGTATAAGTGCAGTTGCTTCAAACCCTCTTCTTGGAGACTTTTTTGCACTTATCTCGGCTGGGTTGTATGCTGCGTATATTACACTTATCCGTTTAAAATTTCCGGATGATGATGGAAAAAGTGGTCATGTCAGTATGGCACAGTTCCTTGGATATCTAGGGCTGTTCAacctcttcctttttcttcccGTTGTTCTTGTTCTGAATTTCACCATGTTAGAGCCTTTCAATATGCTTACCAGAAAGCAATTTGGTCTAATTGTTGGCAAAG GTTTGTTGGATAATGTACTGAGTGACTATTTATGGGCAAAGGCTGTTCTTTTGACAACCACAACAGTTGCAACAGCCGGTCTCACAATTCAGGTTCCGTTGGCGGCGATTGTGGATACACTAACAGGCAATGCCCCTCGCCTCATGGACTACCTTGGAGCTATAGCTGTGATGATTGGATTTGCTGGAATCAACATTCCTGCTGATGCTTTTATCCAATCAAACGAATCAATTGTTGAgtttgaaaatcaaaatattatgtCAGCTCATCAAGATTGCTCATCTCCACCTCAGGGAAACGCCATCCCATAA
- the LOC8264965 gene encoding thiamine-repressible mitochondrial transport protein THI74 isoform X2, with protein sequence MENKAWGWIVGLIYIFAVAAIWIAASFVVQSVVDAGVSPFLITYICNSLFVIYIPLVEIGRYLEDHYGSLFFWRKTSSTSPLQELGESEQAILLGETDLGAKADELNPSIFIEEVNSSPHGNGVGAGVESMSSTLQRILPVGETSKGVDTKGRWTRARVAKSNTILSTASSLFTFLVSLAFLGEKFTWLKLASVLLCMAGTIIVSLGDSKNGISAVASNPLLGDFFALISAGLYAAYITLIRLKFPDDDGKSGHVSMAQFLGYLGLFNLFLFLPVVLVLNFTMLEPFNMLTRKQFGLIVGKGLLDNVLSDYLWAKAVLLTTTTVATAGLTIQVPLAAIVDTLTGNAPRLMDYLGAIAVMIGFAGINIPADAFIQSNESIVEFENQNIMSAHQDCSSPPQGNAIP encoded by the exons ATGGAAAACAAAGCATGGGGGTGGATTGTAGGtttaatatacatatttgCTGTTGCAGCTATATGGATAGCTGCTAGTTTTGTGGTTCAATCTGTTGTAGATGCTGGGGTTTCACCGTTTCTTATTACATACATTTGTAAttcattatttgttatttacaTTCCTTTAGTTGAAATTGGGCGCTATCTGGAGGATCATTATGGTAGTTTATTTTTCTGGAGGAAGACAAGCAGTACTAGCCCTTTGCAAGAATTGGGAGAGTCTGAGCAGGCTATTCTTTTAGGAGAGACAGATTTAGGTGCAAAAGCTGATGAGTTGAATCCATCTATTTTCATAGAAGAGGTTAATAGTAGCCCTCATGGAAATGGTGTTGGTGCAGGAGTGGAATCTATGTCATCCACCCTCCAAAGGATCTTACCTGTTGGAGAGACCAGTAAAGGAGTTGATACAAAAGGTCGATGGACACGTGCTAGAGTGGCAAAG TCAAATACCATTTTGAGCACTGCATCCAGCCTATTCACATTTTTGGTCTCTCTAGCATTCTTGGGTGAAAAGTTCACTTGGCTGAAGCTTGCCAGTGTTCTTCTTTGCATGGCTGGTACTATAATTGTCAGCTTGGGTGACTCAAAAAATGGTATAAGTGCAGTTGCTTCAAACCCTCTTCTTGGAGACTTTTTTGCACTTATCTCGGCTGGGTTGTATGCTGCGTATATTACACTTATCCGTTTAAAATTTCCGGATGATGATGGAAAAAGTGGTCATGTCAGTATGGCACAGTTCCTTGGATATCTAGGGCTGTTCAacctcttcctttttcttcccGTTGTTCTTGTTCTGAATTTCACCATGTTAGAGCCTTTCAATATGCTTACCAGAAAGCAATTTGGTCTAATTGTTGGCAAAG GTTTGTTGGATAATGTACTGAGTGACTATTTATGGGCAAAGGCTGTTCTTTTGACAACCACAACAGTTGCAACAGCCGGTCTCACAATTCAGGTTCCGTTGGCGGCGATTGTGGATACACTAACAGGCAATGCCCCTCGCCTCATGGACTACCTTGGAGCTATAGCTGTGATGATTGGATTTGCTGGAATCAACATTCCTGCTGATGCTTTTATCCAATCAAACGAATCAATTGTTGAgtttgaaaatcaaaatattatgtCAGCTCATCAAGATTGCTCATCTCCACCTCAGGGAAACGCCATCCCATAA
- the LOC8264965 gene encoding thiamine-repressible mitochondrial transport protein THI74 isoform X1 — protein MENKAWGWIVGLIYIFAVAAIWIAASFVVQSVVDAGVSPFLITYICNSLFVIYIPLVEIGRYLEDHYGSLFFWRKTSSTSPLQELGESEQAILLGETDLGAKADELNPSIFIEEVNSSPHGNGVGAGVESMSSTLQRILPVGETSKGVDTKGRWTRARVAKVSLLICPFWFFAQLTFNLSLKYTTVTSNTILSTASSLFTFLVSLAFLGEKFTWLKLASVLLCMAGTIIVSLGDSKNGISAVASNPLLGDFFALISAGLYAAYITLIRLKFPDDDGKSGHVSMAQFLGYLGLFNLFLFLPVVLVLNFTMLEPFNMLTRKQFGLIVGKGLLDNVLSDYLWAKAVLLTTTTVATAGLTIQVPLAAIVDTLTGNAPRLMDYLGAIAVMIGFAGINIPADAFIQSNESIVEFENQNIMSAHQDCSSPPQGNAIP, from the exons ATGGAAAACAAAGCATGGGGGTGGATTGTAGGtttaatatacatatttgCTGTTGCAGCTATATGGATAGCTGCTAGTTTTGTGGTTCAATCTGTTGTAGATGCTGGGGTTTCACCGTTTCTTATTACATACATTTGTAAttcattatttgttatttacaTTCCTTTAGTTGAAATTGGGCGCTATCTGGAGGATCATTATGGTAGTTTATTTTTCTGGAGGAAGACAAGCAGTACTAGCCCTTTGCAAGAATTGGGAGAGTCTGAGCAGGCTATTCTTTTAGGAGAGACAGATTTAGGTGCAAAAGCTGATGAGTTGAATCCATCTATTTTCATAGAAGAGGTTAATAGTAGCCCTCATGGAAATGGTGTTGGTGCAGGAGTGGAATCTATGTCATCCACCCTCCAAAGGATCTTACCTGTTGGAGAGACCAGTAAAGGAGTTGATACAAAAGGTCGATGGACACGTGCTAGAGTGGCAAAGGTCAGCCTGCTGATTTGCCCATTTTGGTTCTTCGCTCAGCTGACTTTCAATCTATCATTGAAATACACTACTGTGACT TCAAATACCATTTTGAGCACTGCATCCAGCCTATTCACATTTTTGGTCTCTCTAGCATTCTTGGGTGAAAAGTTCACTTGGCTGAAGCTTGCCAGTGTTCTTCTTTGCATGGCTGGTACTATAATTGTCAGCTTGGGTGACTCAAAAAATGGTATAAGTGCAGTTGCTTCAAACCCTCTTCTTGGAGACTTTTTTGCACTTATCTCGGCTGGGTTGTATGCTGCGTATATTACACTTATCCGTTTAAAATTTCCGGATGATGATGGAAAAAGTGGTCATGTCAGTATGGCACAGTTCCTTGGATATCTAGGGCTGTTCAacctcttcctttttcttcccGTTGTTCTTGTTCTGAATTTCACCATGTTAGAGCCTTTCAATATGCTTACCAGAAAGCAATTTGGTCTAATTGTTGGCAAAG GTTTGTTGGATAATGTACTGAGTGACTATTTATGGGCAAAGGCTGTTCTTTTGACAACCACAACAGTTGCAACAGCCGGTCTCACAATTCAGGTTCCGTTGGCGGCGATTGTGGATACACTAACAGGCAATGCCCCTCGCCTCATGGACTACCTTGGAGCTATAGCTGTGATGATTGGATTTGCTGGAATCAACATTCCTGCTGATGCTTTTATCCAATCAAACGAATCAATTGTTGAgtttgaaaatcaaaatattatgtCAGCTCATCAAGATTGCTCATCTCCACCTCAGGGAAACGCCATCCCATAA
- the LOC8264965 gene encoding thiamine-repressible mitochondrial transport protein THI74 isoform X3, with protein sequence MENKAWGWIVGLIYIFAVAAIWIAASFVVQSVVDAGVSPFLITYICNSLFVIYIPLVEIGRYLEDHYGSLFFWRKTSSTSPLQELGESEQAILLGETDLGVESMSSTLQRILPVGETSKGVDTKGRWTRARVAKVSLLICPFWFFAQLTFNLSLKYTTVTSNTILSTASSLFTFLVSLAFLGEKFTWLKLASVLLCMAGTIIVSLGDSKNGISAVASNPLLGDFFALISAGLYAAYITLIRLKFPDDDGKSGHVSMAQFLGYLGLFNLFLFLPVVLVLNFTMLEPFNMLTRKQFGLIVGKGLLDNVLSDYLWAKAVLLTTTTVATAGLTIQVPLAAIVDTLTGNAPRLMDYLGAIAVMIGFAGINIPADAFIQSNESIVEFENQNIMSAHQDCSSPPQGNAIP encoded by the exons ATGGAAAACAAAGCATGGGGGTGGATTGTAGGtttaatatacatatttgCTGTTGCAGCTATATGGATAGCTGCTAGTTTTGTGGTTCAATCTGTTGTAGATGCTGGGGTTTCACCGTTTCTTATTACATACATTTGTAAttcattatttgttatttacaTTCCTTTAGTTGAAATTGGGCGCTATCTGGAGGATCATTATGGTAGTTTATTTTTCTGGAGGAAGACAAGCAGTACTAGCCCTTTGCAAGAATTGGGAGAGTCTGAGCAGGCTATTCTTTTAGGAGAGACAGATTTAG GAGTGGAATCTATGTCATCCACCCTCCAAAGGATCTTACCTGTTGGAGAGACCAGTAAAGGAGTTGATACAAAAGGTCGATGGACACGTGCTAGAGTGGCAAAGGTCAGCCTGCTGATTTGCCCATTTTGGTTCTTCGCTCAGCTGACTTTCAATCTATCATTGAAATACACTACTGTGACT TCAAATACCATTTTGAGCACTGCATCCAGCCTATTCACATTTTTGGTCTCTCTAGCATTCTTGGGTGAAAAGTTCACTTGGCTGAAGCTTGCCAGTGTTCTTCTTTGCATGGCTGGTACTATAATTGTCAGCTTGGGTGACTCAAAAAATGGTATAAGTGCAGTTGCTTCAAACCCTCTTCTTGGAGACTTTTTTGCACTTATCTCGGCTGGGTTGTATGCTGCGTATATTACACTTATCCGTTTAAAATTTCCGGATGATGATGGAAAAAGTGGTCATGTCAGTATGGCACAGTTCCTTGGATATCTAGGGCTGTTCAacctcttcctttttcttcccGTTGTTCTTGTTCTGAATTTCACCATGTTAGAGCCTTTCAATATGCTTACCAGAAAGCAATTTGGTCTAATTGTTGGCAAAG GTTTGTTGGATAATGTACTGAGTGACTATTTATGGGCAAAGGCTGTTCTTTTGACAACCACAACAGTTGCAACAGCCGGTCTCACAATTCAGGTTCCGTTGGCGGCGATTGTGGATACACTAACAGGCAATGCCCCTCGCCTCATGGACTACCTTGGAGCTATAGCTGTGATGATTGGATTTGCTGGAATCAACATTCCTGCTGATGCTTTTATCCAATCAAACGAATCAATTGTTGAgtttgaaaatcaaaatattatgtCAGCTCATCAAGATTGCTCATCTCCACCTCAGGGAAACGCCATCCCATAA
- the LOC8264964 gene encoding desumoylating isopeptidase 1 produces the protein MAEDGHKVTLNVYDLSQGLARQLSTTFLGKAIEGIWHTGIVVYGNEYYFGGGIQHDPAGRTPYGTPIKVVDLGTTHVPQDVFEQYLQEISPRYTAETYSLLTHNCNNFSNEVAQFLVGAAIPDYIIQLPTEVMNSPMGALIMPMIQNLEATLRAGAVPQVPQFRSAATSQPSSAAATATVNSSSGTKSGPSKESIPSAAEPAKAEMKLTANGVEGDPLGDARSKLQEEISLEFEKIMCTGAFRASEAATLAAKRVMQRYKNMNVAA, from the exons ATGGCTGAG GATGGTCACAAGGTTACCTTGAATGTATATGATCTTAGCCAAGGATTGGCACGACAGCTATCTACAACATTCTTGGGTAAAGCTATTGAGGGAATTTG GCACACAGGCATAGTTGTATATGGcaatgaatattattttggGGGAGGCATACAGCATGACCCTGCTGGAAGAACTCCATATGGAACACCAATCAAGGTGGTAGATTTGGGCACTACACATGTCCCCCAGGATGTATTTGAACAGTATTTGCAAGAAATTAGCCCCCGCTATACGGCTGAGACATACAGTTTGCTTACTCACAACTGCAACAACTTCAGCAATGAGGTTGCCCAGTTTCTAGTGGGTGCAGCTATTCCAGATTATATTATTCAGCTCCCTACTGAAGTTATGAACAGTCCAATGGGTGCTCTTATAA TGCCCATGATACAAAATCTGGAAGCAACATTGAGAGCAGGAGCTGTCCCACAAGTCCCACAATTCAGGAGTGCAGCGACTAGCCAACCTTCATCAGCTGCAGCAACAGCCACTGTTAATTCATCCTCAG GCACCAAGTCTGGGCCTTCAAAGGAGTCTATACCTTCTGCTGCTGAACCTGCAAAAGCAGAAATGAAGCTTACAGCCAATGGGGTTGAAGGAGATCCTCTTGGGGATGCTCGGAGCAAGTTGCAGGAGGAGATAAGCCTGGAATTTGAGAAGATCATGTGTACTGGCGCATTTCGTGCGAGTGAGGCTGCAACTCTAGCAGCTAAGAGAGTTATGCAAAGATACAAGAATATGAATGTTGCAGCATAG